One genomic segment of Pedobacter endophyticus includes these proteins:
- a CDS encoding amidophosphoribosyltransferase, translated as MSDQIKHECGIAFIRLLKPLSYYQQKYGTALYGLNKLYLLMEKQHNRGQDGAGIATIKLDMKPGSRYISRYRSMASNAVADIFEYVQNKFVDIQENTPELMQDTEWLKNNVSFIGEVLLGHLRYGTHGKNSIENCHPFLRQNNWMTRNLVIAGNFNMTNVDELLEQLYELGQHPKEKADTVTVLEKIGHFLDDENQELFDQYKKEGHDNVAITHKISENLDIANILRRSAKTWDGGYSICGMVGNGDSFVMRDPAGIRPAYYYYDDEIVVAASERPALQTAFNIQFKDVKEIDPGHALIIKKNGEVSMEQFREPTERLSCSFERIYFSKGSDVEIYRERKQLGRLLSEKILERVNYDLKNTVFSFIPNTAEVAFFGMVDGVQQYVRRHQKETLIEKKEQLTDEQLDDLLSMAPRVEKLAVKDVKLRTFITQDADRSEMVAHVYDTTYGIVNNYKDTLVALDDSIVRGTTLKQSIIKIVDRLHPKKIIIVSSAPQIRYPDCYGIDMSRMGQFVAFDAAIQLLTERGMWQVIEDVYAKCKASLLLPKEEIVNHVKDIYKPFTPEEISAKIAEIITPKGTVAEVEVIYQSLENLHEACPKNKGDWYFSGNYPTPGGNKVVNKAFINWKEGNNQRAY; from the coding sequence ATGAGTGATCAGATAAAACACGAATGCGGAATCGCTTTTATTCGCCTGTTAAAACCACTTTCTTACTACCAGCAAAAGTACGGGACAGCACTTTACGGCCTTAACAAATTATACCTTTTAATGGAAAAACAGCATAACCGGGGCCAGGATGGCGCAGGTATTGCCACCATTAAGTTGGATATGAAGCCGGGCAGTAGGTATATAAGCCGGTACCGGAGCATGGCCTCCAATGCAGTAGCCGATATTTTCGAATACGTGCAAAACAAGTTTGTAGATATACAAGAAAACACGCCTGAGTTAATGCAGGATACAGAATGGCTCAAAAACAACGTTAGCTTTATCGGCGAAGTTTTATTGGGCCATTTGCGTTATGGTACACATGGTAAGAACAGCATCGAAAATTGTCACCCTTTTTTAAGGCAGAACAACTGGATGACCAGAAATCTGGTAATTGCTGGTAACTTCAACATGACCAATGTTGATGAGTTATTGGAGCAACTATACGAGCTTGGCCAACATCCAAAAGAGAAAGCCGACACGGTTACTGTTTTAGAGAAGATTGGTCACTTTTTGGATGATGAAAATCAGGAACTTTTTGATCAATATAAAAAAGAGGGCCATGATAATGTGGCCATTACACATAAAATTTCTGAGAACTTAGATATTGCGAACATTTTGCGTCGCTCGGCCAAAACCTGGGATGGAGGTTACTCCATTTGCGGAATGGTGGGGAATGGCGACTCGTTTGTAATGCGTGATCCTGCTGGTATCAGACCCGCGTATTACTATTACGATGACGAGATTGTAGTGGCTGCATCAGAAAGACCAGCGCTACAAACCGCTTTCAATATCCAGTTTAAAGATGTAAAGGAAATCGATCCCGGCCACGCCCTGATTATCAAGAAAAACGGTGAAGTGAGCATGGAGCAATTCCGTGAACCTACCGAACGACTTTCGTGCTCTTTCGAGCGCATCTACTTTTCAAAGGGAAGCGACGTTGAAATTTACCGCGAACGTAAACAATTAGGTCGTTTGCTGAGCGAAAAAATTCTCGAACGGGTTAATTATGATTTGAAAAATACGGTTTTCTCTTTCATACCAAATACTGCTGAAGTTGCATTTTTTGGTATGGTTGATGGCGTTCAGCAGTATGTTAGAAGGCACCAGAAGGAAACACTAATAGAGAAAAAAGAGCAATTAACCGACGAACAGTTGGATGATCTGCTTTCGATGGCTCCTCGAGTTGAAAAGCTTGCGGTTAAAGACGTAAAATTAAGAACTTTCATTACGCAAGATGCCGATCGAAGTGAAATGGTGGCCCATGTTTACGACACAACTTATGGTATTGTAAATAATTACAAAGATACCTTAGTGGCGCTGGACGACTCCATCGTTCGCGGAACTACGCTAAAACAAAGCATCATTAAAATTGTCGATCGCTTACACCCGAAAAAGATTATTATCGTTTCTTCGGCGCCTCAAATCCGTTACCCCGATTGTTACGGAATTGATATGAGTAGAATGGGGCAGTTCGTGGCTTTCGATGCCGCAATCCAGTTACTTACCGAGCGTGGAATGTGGCAGGTTATCGAAGATGTTTATGCAAAATGTAAAGCTTCGTTATTGTTGCCAAAAGAAGAAATTGTAAACCATGTAAAAGATATTTATAAGCCATTTACACCGGAGGAAATTTCGGCGAAAATTGCAGAGATTATCACGCCAAAAGGCACCGTTGCCGAAGTGGAGGTGATTTACCAAAGCTTAGAGAACTTGCACGAAGCGTGTCCGAAGAACAAAGGCGATTGGTATTTCTCAGGAAACTATCCAACACCAGGTGGCAACAAAGTGGTAAATAAGGCTTTCATTAACTGGAAAGAAGGAAATAACCAAAGAGCTTATTAG